Proteins found in one Dehalococcoidales bacterium genomic segment:
- the argS gene encoding arginine--tRNA ligase, whose product MSEILLVKQRIIESIKKATAEAQQAGKLPVVPIPDVSVEHPQKTGHGDYAASLPLKLARSTGMAPFNIAKIIVSSLEKDEAIADVSVAQPGFINFTLAPSWLAQQVDAILKQEDSFGNVESGNGEQIQIEFVSANPTGPLHVGHGRGAVLGSALANVLDAAGFKVQKEYYVNDGGNQIVSFYRSLFTRYRQALGIDTEMPAEGYFGSYIIDLAQELISEHGDKFIKMNPEDAEKELGKLGLAKMLKQIGGSLEALRVTFDNWFNESSLYENGQYDKVMDMLKQSGYIAEKESAIWFVSTALGEDKDNVVIRSDGTATYFATDIAYHYNKFIERGFDKVIDIWGADHQGHVSRMEAVVGALGIDPKRLKVIISQMITLKRGGELVKLSKRSGDMISLSEVIEEVGVDACRFFFLCRSADSQMDFDLELAKKESQDNPVYYIQYAYARISSILRLAEEKEIDYEDGNVALLNDEAELALIRKMLLLPEIIEMIAHTLEPHHLTYYAQDLATIFHSFYKQCRVVTDEPAITKARLKLVASARIVFDRTLSLMGMSTPEKM is encoded by the coding sequence TTGAGCGAAATCTTACTTGTTAAACAAAGGATTATTGAATCAATTAAAAAGGCAACGGCGGAAGCGCAGCAAGCAGGCAAACTGCCTGTTGTGCCGATACCCGATGTATCCGTTGAGCATCCGCAAAAAACGGGGCACGGGGATTATGCCGCCAGCCTTCCTTTGAAACTGGCTCGTTCAACCGGAATGGCCCCCTTTAATATTGCCAAAATTATTGTATCTTCCTTAGAAAAAGACGAAGCAATCGCCGATGTTAGCGTCGCTCAGCCCGGTTTTATTAACTTTACGTTGGCGCCAAGCTGGCTTGCCCAACAGGTTGACGCAATCTTAAAACAAGAGGACTCTTTCGGGAACGTTGAGAGCGGTAACGGAGAACAAATTCAGATTGAATTTGTAAGCGCTAACCCCACCGGCCCACTGCATGTCGGCCACGGCAGGGGCGCCGTTTTAGGCAGTGCCCTAGCCAATGTGCTTGATGCCGCCGGATTTAAGGTGCAAAAAGAGTATTACGTTAACGACGGCGGAAACCAAATCGTTTCATTCTACCGCTCGCTGTTTACACGCTACCGACAAGCGCTCGGTATCGACACGGAAATGCCGGCGGAGGGCTATTTCGGCTCTTACATAATCGATTTGGCTCAAGAGTTAATCAGCGAACACGGCGATAAATTCATAAAAATGAACCCGGAAGATGCGGAAAAGGAACTCGGCAAACTGGGGCTTGCCAAAATGCTGAAACAGATTGGAGGTTCCCTTGAAGCGTTAAGGGTGACTTTCGATAACTGGTTTAATGAAAGCAGCCTTTACGAAAACGGGCAATACGATAAAGTAATGGATATGCTTAAACAAAGCGGTTATATTGCCGAAAAGGAATCCGCAATTTGGTTTGTTTCCACCGCACTCGGCGAAGATAAAGATAACGTTGTAATCCGCAGTGACGGAACAGCCACTTATTTTGCCACCGATATTGCTTACCACTACAATAAGTTTATTGAGCGCGGCTTTGATAAAGTGATTGATATCTGGGGAGCGGATCACCAGGGGCATGTTTCCAGAATGGAAGCCGTTGTCGGAGCGCTGGGAATTGACCCCAAACGCCTCAAGGTTATTATTTCGCAAATGATTACCCTAAAACGCGGGGGCGAGCTGGTTAAGTTATCCAAGCGCAGCGGTGATATGATTTCGCTTTCCGAAGTTATTGAAGAAGTCGGGGTTGATGCCTGCCGCTTCTTTTTCCTTTGCCGCTCGGCAGACAGCCAAATGGACTTTGATTTGGAACTGGCTAAAAAGGAATCTCAGGATAACCCCGTTTATTACATTCAGTACGCCTATGCCCGCATCTCAAGTATTCTGAGGCTGGCTGAAGAAAAAGAGATTGACTACGAAGACGGGAATGTTGCGCTTCTTAACGATGAAGCGGAGCTCGCGCTAATCCGCAAGATGCTCCTTTTGCCCGAGATTATCGAGATGATTGCCCACACGCTTGAACCGCATCATCTGACATACTATGCACAGGACCTTGCAACGATTTTCCACAGTTTCTACAAGCAATGCCGCGTGGTAACGGATGAGCCGGCAATCACCAAAGCGAGGCTAAAGTTGGTCGCTTCTGCCAGGATAGTGTTTGACAGAACGCTGAGTTTGATGGGGATGTCAACACCCGAAAAAATGTAA
- the mfd gene encoding transcription-repair coupling factor — MNNILNLIAEMPEYRHLLKEIRAKKNLGDISILNAAKPYLIAALHKALKIPIVVITAKADNAAKLSDQIASWCSPGCNIDVFPEPDMLPYQKVTTDNYNEIERIRLLSLLADIKNNDSPPLIILSARSLMGKVIPVTDFKASHHILRLGMTIDPYELLNSWQILGYEAQSIVELPGTMSHRGGIFDIYPLTAEKPIRLEFMGNTIDSLRYFDPQTQRSQESIQSIEIGPATELLLPLTAEKKKLQKILAEVDLTGCNADAKRNLKQDLASLAEGQIPAEKYFYAPLFNDGSVLDYIHKGFLVITDELQNITQTVEYLDTEADKLKQDKLITHDLPRNYPLPYFQWDDLRLCLEAKQSLNMVSWGESSRISFSAAPSFGGNLVNFADEVKKMLASKKRVIAVTHQSQRLTELLEREGIFTTNLTAENNSLPKYGEITVVGGAVTDGWIMDTQTCLFTDSEIFGFIKQRRSVKKRSVAKTKLYEDINPGDYVVHVEHGIAKFNGIVRMNPTSIEYMVLQYAEGDKLYVPVDQIDRVGRYIGGGDKTPILNRLGTQDWAKAKQKARKSVEEVAEELLDLYAAREAAAGFAFAPDTVWQQEMEASFPYVETPDQMKVQEEVKGDMVKAKPMDRLIMGDVGYGKTEVALRAAFKAVMDNKQVAVLVPTTVLAEQHYATFTQRLQAFPVSIEVLSRFRSQKQQKEIIERLAEGKVDICIGTHRLIQKDVLFKDIGLLIIDEEQRFGVNHKEYLKNIRKEIDVLAMSATPIPRTLHMSLVGVRDMSVIETPPEERLPVRTYVAEYDGQLVKEAILKELERNGQVFFVHNRVQSIAMVAAKIRELVPSARIGVAHGRMTEEDLETVMTDFLRGEIDILVCTTIIESGLDVPNANTLIINQADKLGLTQLYQLRGRVGREANLAYAYFLYDKGKLITEEARQRLNVIYEATELGAGADIAMKDLEIRGAGNLLGRKQSGHINAIGFSLYTRLLAEAVTDIRDKYRGERKLPVKRMPQAVVDLPLSALIPETYVSDVAVRLGLYHKLAGVKSVQDLDDIKKELNDRFGALPPEADNLLFGVSIKLKASQAGVKSVVTEDGNIVIRLVEGLQLERQKIALLPKTGITMGRTQLNIEYKRFGEKWTKILEQVLDIISLA; from the coding sequence TTGAATAATATACTAAATCTCATAGCCGAGATGCCGGAATACAGACATCTCTTAAAAGAAATCCGGGCTAAAAAAAACCTTGGCGATATCTCAATTCTGAATGCCGCCAAGCCCTACCTGATTGCCGCTTTACATAAGGCCTTAAAAATTCCGATTGTTGTTATAACGGCCAAAGCCGATAACGCTGCTAAGTTAAGTGACCAAATAGCTTCCTGGTGCTCTCCGGGTTGCAATATTGATGTTTTCCCCGAGCCGGATATGCTTCCTTATCAAAAGGTAACAACCGATAACTATAATGAAATCGAAAGAATACGCTTGCTTTCGCTTTTGGCGGATATCAAAAATAACGATTCCCCGCCTTTAATAATTCTTTCGGCGCGTTCGCTGATGGGGAAAGTTATTCCGGTTACCGATTTTAAAGCCTCGCATCATATCTTACGGCTTGGGATGACTATCGATCCCTACGAACTGCTTAACAGCTGGCAGATTTTAGGATACGAAGCGCAAAGTATTGTTGAACTGCCGGGGACGATGAGCCACCGCGGCGGTATTTTCGATATCTATCCGCTTACGGCCGAAAAGCCGATTAGGCTGGAGTTTATGGGTAATACCATCGATAGCCTGCGCTATTTTGACCCCCAAACGCAACGCTCACAGGAATCAATCCAAAGTATCGAAATTGGCCCGGCAACCGAATTGTTGCTGCCGCTTACCGCCGAAAAAAAGAAACTGCAAAAGATACTGGCCGAAGTTGACCTAACCGGTTGCAATGCCGATGCCAAAAGGAATTTAAAACAGGATTTGGCAAGTTTAGCGGAAGGGCAAATTCCGGCTGAAAAATATTTTTATGCCCCTTTATTTAATGATGGCAGTGTTTTGGATTATATCCACAAAGGGTTTTTGGTTATAACCGATGAACTGCAAAATATCACCCAAACGGTTGAGTATTTGGATACGGAAGCCGATAAATTAAAACAAGATAAACTTATAACCCACGATTTGCCGCGCAATTACCCTTTGCCGTATTTTCAATGGGACGATTTACGCTTGTGTCTGGAGGCAAAGCAAAGTTTAAATATGGTTTCGTGGGGGGAATCTTCCCGAATTTCTTTTTCGGCAGCGCCGAGTTTTGGCGGTAATTTAGTTAATTTTGCCGATGAAGTTAAAAAAATGCTTGCGTCCAAAAAGCGGGTGATTGCCGTTACCCACCAATCCCAGCGCCTAACCGAACTGCTGGAAAGGGAAGGGATATTTACAACCAATCTCACCGCAGAAAACAATTCCCTCCCTAAATACGGAGAGATTACCGTGGTTGGCGGTGCGGTAACCGACGGCTGGATTATGGATACTCAAACATGTCTTTTTACCGACAGTGAAATCTTCGGTTTTATTAAGCAAAGAAGGTCAGTTAAAAAACGGTCGGTTGCTAAAACGAAACTCTACGAAGATATCAACCCCGGTGATTATGTGGTGCATGTTGAGCACGGCATTGCTAAATTTAACGGAATTGTGAGAATGAACCCCACCTCTATTGAGTATATGGTATTGCAATACGCCGAAGGTGATAAATTATACGTTCCGGTTGACCAAATCGACCGTGTCGGCCGTTACATCGGCGGCGGCGATAAAACACCCATCCTTAATCGCTTAGGCACGCAAGATTGGGCGAAAGCTAAACAAAAGGCGCGTAAATCGGTTGAGGAGGTTGCGGAGGAACTATTGGATCTCTACGCCGCCAGAGAAGCCGCTGCGGGTTTTGCCTTTGCCCCCGATACTGTTTGGCAGCAGGAAATGGAAGCCTCGTTCCCTTACGTTGAAACCCCCGATCAAATGAAGGTGCAGGAGGAAGTCAAGGGCGATATGGTTAAAGCCAAACCGATGGACCGCCTTATTATGGGAGACGTCGGTTACGGGAAAACGGAAGTGGCGCTGCGTGCGGCTTTTAAAGCGGTTATGGATAACAAACAGGTGGCGGTATTGGTACCGACAACCGTTCTTGCCGAACAACACTACGCTACATTTACTCAAAGGTTACAGGCATTCCCGGTCAGTATCGAAGTTTTAAGCCGTTTCCGTTCGCAAAAACAACAAAAGGAAATTATTGAACGTTTAGCGGAAGGCAAGGTTGATATCTGTATCGGAACGCATCGTCTGATTCAGAAAGACGTTCTTTTTAAGGATATCGGTCTTTTAATTATCGATGAAGAGCAGCGTTTTGGTGTTAATCACAAGGAATATTTAAAAAATATCCGCAAAGAAATCGATGTGCTGGCAATGAGCGCAACACCGATTCCGCGTACCCTGCATATGTCACTGGTCGGTGTTCGCGATATGAGTGTCATCGAAACGCCGCCGGAGGAACGCTTACCGGTCAGGACTTATGTTGCCGAATACGACGGTCAGCTCGTTAAGGAAGCGATTTTAAAAGAATTAGAACGTAACGGGCAAGTCTTTTTTGTCCATAATCGTGTTCAAAGCATTGCGATGGTAGCCGCTAAAATACGTGAACTGGTGCCTTCGGCTCGAATCGGGGTTGCCCATGGGCGGATGACCGAAGAAGACTTGGAAACCGTGATGACCGACTTCTTACGCGGTGAAATCGATATTTTGGTTTGTACAACTATTATCGAATCGGGGCTTGATGTTCCGAATGCCAATACCCTGATTATTAATCAGGCCGATAAGCTGGGGCTGACCCAGCTCTATCAATTAAGGGGCAGGGTCGGGCGGGAGGCGAACCTGGCTTATGCCTATTTCCTTTACGATAAAGGAAAGCTGATTACCGAAGAAGCGCGTCAGCGTTTAAATGTGATTTATGAAGCAACGGAACTGGGCGCCGGTGCCGATATCGCCATGAAAGACCTTGAGATAAGAGGCGCCGGTAACTTGCTGGGCAGGAAACAAAGCGGTCATATTAATGCAATCGGTTTTAGTTTGTATACGCGTTTACTGGCTGAAGCCGTTACCGATATCAGGGATAAATATCGTGGTGAGCGAAAATTACCCGTAAAAAGAATGCCCCAAGCTGTTGTTGATTTACCTCTTTCGGCTCTAATTCCGGAAACGTACGTTTCCGATGTTGCCGTGCGCTTGGGTTTATACCATAAACTGGCGGGGGTTAAGTCCGTCCAAGACTTAGATGATATTAAAAAGGAATTAAACGATCGTTTCGGGGCTTTGCCGCCTGAGGCGGATAATTTGCTGTTCGGGGTTAGTATCAAGCTGAAGGCTTCCCAAGCCGGTGTTAAATCGGTGGTTACCGAAGACGGCAATATTGTGATTCGTTTGGTTGAGGGTTTACAACTGGAAAGGCAGAAAATTGCATTACTGCCTAAAACGGGGATTACAATGGGCAGGACTCAGCTCAATATTGAATACAAAAGGTTTGGTGAAAAGTGGACGAAGATACTGGAACAAGTGCTTGACATAATTAGTTTGGCTTAA
- a CDS encoding Lrp/AsnC ligand binding domain-containing protein has protein sequence MKAKAYVLVETAIGKTKTVVASLRNIEGLESVDSVTGSYDVIAVVKAETLNEVGDIITASIHTIEGISRTETCLVIC, from the coding sequence ATGAAAGCAAAGGCTTACGTGCTGGTAGAAACGGCAATCGGTAAAACCAAAACCGTTGTAGCCTCTCTTAGAAACATAGAAGGCTTGGAATCGGTTGATTCGGTTACCGGCTCTTACGACGTTATCGCGGTAGTCAAAGCGGAAACGCTAAACGAAGTAGGGGATATCATTACAGCCAGCATCCACACCATAGAAGGGATTTCACGCACCGAAACTTGTCTTGTAATCTGTTAG
- a CDS encoding glutamate-5-semialdehyde dehydrogenase, whose translation MEKAYTELENIAKAAKTASKRMAYVGTPIKNQALKNIAADLLSNSNAILAANKIDYSEAEASGMNTAMLDRLLLTEERLQGMAKDVLTVAELPDPVGEIIEMRTIENGLQIGKKRVPLGVIGAIYESRPNVTIDIASLCIKSGNGCILRGGKETINSNIALAKVIRGAIKRAGLSEEVVQVVENTDRALVDRMLKMSNYIDMIVPRGGAGLIKFVKENAAMPVVAGGIGVCHTYVDASADIEKATKIVYNAKVQRPTVCNALDTLLVHQDIAAKYLPSVVSELNKASVELRCDEKSTAILQNCGLNVKLNPAAEEDWGKEFLALIIAIKVVGSLNEALDHIDKYGSGHSEAIVTENYDSAMRFLNEVDAACVYANASTRFTDGSQFGMGAELGISTQKMHARGPLGLKELTSYKWIIFGNGQIRG comes from the coding sequence ATGGAGAAAGCCTACACTGAATTAGAAAATATTGCCAAGGCCGCTAAAACCGCTTCAAAACGCATGGCCTACGTTGGCACGCCGATAAAAAATCAAGCCTTAAAAAATATTGCCGCCGATTTACTCTCTAACAGTAACGCTATTTTGGCTGCAAATAAGATAGACTATTCTGAAGCCGAAGCATCAGGTATGAATACCGCCATGCTGGACCGCTTGCTGTTAACCGAGGAAAGGTTGCAAGGGATGGCCAAAGATGTTCTGACCGTTGCCGAACTTCCCGACCCTGTCGGTGAGATAATCGAAATGCGCACCATTGAAAACGGGTTGCAAATCGGTAAAAAACGCGTACCGCTGGGGGTTATCGGCGCTATTTACGAAAGCCGCCCCAACGTGACAATCGATATCGCCAGCCTGTGTATAAAATCCGGTAACGGCTGTATTTTAAGGGGCGGTAAGGAAACAATCAATTCCAATATTGCCCTGGCAAAGGTAATTCGCGGGGCCATAAAACGGGCGGGGCTCTCCGAAGAAGTGGTGCAGGTTGTTGAAAATACCGACCGCGCTCTGGTAGACCGTATGCTGAAAATGTCGAATTATATCGATATGATTGTTCCTCGCGGCGGTGCGGGTCTGATTAAATTTGTTAAGGAGAATGCCGCAATGCCGGTAGTTGCCGGCGGTATCGGTGTTTGCCATACCTATGTTGACGCATCGGCGGATATTGAAAAAGCAACCAAGATTGTTTATAACGCCAAGGTACAACGCCCCACCGTCTGTAATGCGCTTGATACGCTGCTGGTGCATCAGGATATCGCCGCAAAATACTTACCTTCGGTTGTTAGCGAACTTAACAAGGCTTCGGTGGAACTGCGCTGTGACGAAAAATCAACCGCCATACTGCAAAATTGCGGTTTAAACGTAAAATTAAACCCGGCTGCCGAAGAAGATTGGGGGAAGGAATTTTTAGCCCTTATTATCGCTATCAAGGTGGTCGGCTCTCTTAACGAAGCCCTTGACCATATTGATAAATACGGTTCCGGCCACTCCGAAGCGATTGTGACCGAGAATTACGATTCGGCGATGCGTTTCTTAAACGAAGTTGATGCCGCCTGCGTTTATGCCAATGCCAGCACCCGCTTTACCGACGGCAGCCAGTTCGGGATGGGAGCGGAACTGGGCATCAGTACCCAGAAAATGCATGCCAGAGGACCGCTCGGATTAAAAGAGCTGACTTCCTACAAATGGATAATTTTCGGCAACGGGCAAATTCGCGGATAG
- the rpmF gene encoding 50S ribosomal protein L32, which produces MTPLPKRKTAKAKQGLRRSHQALTPKATMACPQCGDVKLQHYACPTCGNYGGRDAVEAEDSKKKSK; this is translated from the coding sequence ATGACACCATTACCTAAACGAAAAACTGCCAAAGCAAAACAAGGCCTAAGACGCAGCCACCAGGCTTTAACACCGAAAGCCACTATGGCTTGTCCTCAGTGCGGTGATGTTAAGCTGCAACACTACGCTTGCCCCACCTGCGGAAACTACGGCGGTAGAGACGCGGTAGAAGCGGAAGATTCCAAAAAGAAATCTAAATAA
- a CDS encoding carbon-nitrogen hydrolase family protein, with the protein MRIFALELNNDIKGIAERKEYIESLISGLPSPDIILLPEMAICSYMASQAAWQYADDCGKDTSAWAIKIAKRYRSYVGVGYIDYDKGDYFNRYLIAGEEQVYGVVTKNEGEAAVFKRGRFDNTIATPFGNVAVAICYDARRRNFYENIKDKKIAMIVFPHGSPANPQKDTEERMTNDYLCNTYVNTFGTPVIYVNSTGKLEYMPGIMGMLMKKAGFTMNGKSKIYANCGNSIASDIKQAIGFDTNISEQSRKKDIHFYGNDLIKGNFIFRNCVMKPDIIAGIRRYNKGINKKRI; encoded by the coding sequence ATGAGAATTTTTGCGTTAGAGTTAAATAACGATATAAAAGGGATTGCCGAACGCAAAGAGTATATTGAATCCCTAATTTCAGGACTCCCGTCACCCGATATTATCTTACTGCCGGAAATGGCGATATGCAGCTATATGGCAAGTCAAGCAGCATGGCAGTATGCTGACGACTGTGGGAAAGATACCTCCGCTTGGGCAATCAAAATAGCAAAAAGGTATCGTTCATATGTAGGGGTCGGGTATATTGATTATGATAAGGGCGACTATTTTAATCGTTACCTGATTGCAGGTGAAGAACAAGTGTACGGGGTTGTTACCAAAAACGAGGGAGAGGCGGCGGTCTTTAAAAGAGGCCGCTTTGATAATACTATCGCAACGCCTTTTGGCAACGTAGCGGTTGCAATTTGCTACGACGCAAGACGCAGAAATTTCTATGAGAATATTAAAGATAAAAAAATCGCAATGATTGTATTCCCTCACGGTTCGCCTGCAAACCCCCAAAAAGATACCGAAGAGAGGATGACTAACGACTATCTCTGTAACACGTATGTCAACACGTTTGGCACCCCCGTAATATATGTCAACAGTACCGGAAAACTTGAATATATGCCCGGCATAATGGGTATGCTAATGAAAAAAGCCGGGTTCACCATGAACGGCAAATCCAAAATCTATGCAAATTGCGGTAACAGTATTGCCTCCGATATCAAACAGGCAATAGGCTTTGATACGAACATTTCCGAACAAAGCCGTAAAAAAGATATACACTTTTATGGGAACGACTTAATTAAAGGGAATTTCATTTTCCGAAATTGTGTGATGAAACCCGATATTATCGCCGGTATCAGAAGATATAACAAGGGCATTAACAAAAAGCGGATTTAA
- the nusB gene encoding transcription antitermination factor NusB, translating to MSGARRKSRAVALQVLYEVDLVGHKSEEVIQHALAAEVLNEENMEFVREMVSGVLDNKGQIDDNIKKFAPMWPIAQISVIDRNILRIAIFELLFDKDTPVKVAINEAVELAKNFGGDNSPRFINGVLSSVSGQTAREE from the coding sequence ATGAGCGGAGCCAGAAGAAAATCGAGGGCTGTTGCGCTTCAGGTGTTATATGAAGTCGATTTGGTCGGCCATAAATCTGAAGAAGTGATTCAGCATGCCCTTGCGGCAGAAGTCTTAAACGAAGAAAATATGGAGTTTGTCAGAGAAATGGTTTCCGGCGTCCTTGATAACAAGGGTCAAATCGATGACAATATCAAAAAGTTTGCTCCGATGTGGCCGATTGCCCAAATATCCGTGATTGACCGTAACATTTTACGAATCGCCATATTTGAACTGCTGTTTGATAAGGATACCCCTGTTAAGGTGGCAATTAACGAAGCGGTGGAGTTAGCCAAAAACTTTGGCGGCGACAATTCCCCCAGGTTCATTAACGGGGTTTTAAGCTCCGTTAGCGGACAAACAGCCAGAGAAGAATAA
- the proB gene encoding glutamate 5-kinase: protein MNKTDLPYKRIVVKLGSNLLTNGSSSLDINMMSSIVSQIAALYKQGLEIVIVTSAAIVAGRHKLGKSSSVKGIPYKQVLAAVGQIRLINTYEQLFDEHGIVIAQALLTKADLSDRDGYLNARSTLLNLLELKIIGIINENDVVAFDELHDKKFGDNDNLSALVANLIDADLLVILTDIDGLCTADPRCNADATLIKQIENITPQIEKLAGKAGTKIGTGGMITKIEAAKLATSSGISVIIANGYEPEVLQKIAAGEEVGTLFLPTSKHIDSRKRWMVSGLSVKGKLTVDEGAVNALKQKNGSLLAAGIRASQGKYQRGDIVNILDMDGGRIGCGISNYNSADVEVIMGAHSKQIASLLGHDLGAEVIHRNNLIIL from the coding sequence ATGAACAAGACAGATTTGCCCTATAAAAGAATAGTAGTCAAACTCGGTTCGAATTTGCTGACAAACGGCAGTTCATCCCTTGATATCAATATGATGTCCTCAATTGTTTCCCAGATAGCCGCATTGTATAAACAAGGGCTGGAAATAGTAATTGTAACCTCGGCAGCCATTGTTGCCGGAAGGCACAAGCTGGGTAAATCCAGCTCCGTTAAGGGTATCCCTTACAAGCAGGTGCTGGCGGCAGTCGGCCAAATTAGGCTGATAAACACCTATGAACAACTCTTTGACGAACATGGAATTGTTATTGCTCAGGCCCTACTTACCAAAGCCGACCTTTCGGACAGAGACGGATATCTCAACGCGCGCAGCACCCTTTTGAACTTATTGGAATTAAAGATTATCGGCATTATCAACGAAAATGATGTCGTTGCCTTTGACGAACTGCATGATAAAAAATTCGGTGATAACGATAACCTTTCGGCGCTTGTTGCCAATTTAATTGATGCCGATTTACTGGTAATCTTAACCGATATCGACGGCCTCTGCACCGCGGACCCGCGTTGTAATGCAGATGCCACCCTTATTAAGCAAATCGAAAATATTACGCCGCAAATCGAAAAACTGGCCGGTAAAGCCGGCACCAAAATCGGCACCGGCGGAATGATTACCAAGATTGAGGCGGCTAAACTGGCAACCTCTTCCGGCATTTCGGTTATCATTGCTAACGGATATGAGCCCGAGGTTCTGCAGAAAATAGCCGCCGGCGAAGAAGTGGGCACGCTTTTTCTTCCGACATCCAAACATATTGACAGCCGCAAGCGCTGGATGGTCAGCGGATTATCCGTTAAGGGTAAGTTAACCGTAGATGAGGGGGCTGTTAACGCCTTAAAACAGAAAAACGGCAGCCTTTTAGCGGCGGGAATACGCGCAAGCCAAGGTAAATATCAAAGGGGTGACATTGTTAATATTTTAGACATGGACGGAGGCCGTATCGGCTGCGGGATATCCAATTACAACTCCGCCGATGTAGAAGTTATTATGGGAGCGCATTCCAAACAGATTGCATCATTATTGGGGCACGACTTGGGAGCCGAGGTCATTCATCGTAATAACCTTATTATACTTTAA
- a CDS encoding DUF177 domain-containing protein, with protein MQINVSQLLREPTGSSRDIEIDEIFRYPEDDLVLPVKGNFKLTRTNRSILVKGNFKTSTQATCVRCLEDFDCPLEVTFEEEFFPPLDIASTIEIPDPEESEGFVIDERRILDLSEAVRQYALLTIPMKPLCDNNCRGF; from the coding sequence GTGCAAATTAATGTTTCCCAACTGCTTAGAGAACCGACAGGTTCTTCGCGCGATATTGAAATCGATGAAATCTTTAGATACCCCGAGGACGATTTAGTTCTTCCGGTTAAGGGTAATTTTAAGTTAACCCGCACCAATCGCAGCATACTTGTCAAAGGTAACTTCAAAACCTCAACGCAAGCAACATGCGTTCGTTGCTTGGAAGATTTTGATTGTCCGCTTGAAGTGACCTTCGAAGAAGAATTCTTCCCGCCTCTTGATATAGCAAGCACAATTGAAATACCCGACCCGGAAGAATCCGAAGGTTTTGTTATAGATGAACGCCGTATACTCGACCTTAGCGAAGCCGTAAGGCAATATGCCTTGCTGACGATACCAATGAAACCCTTATGCGACAATAATTGCCGCGGATTTTAA
- a CDS encoding ferritin family protein: MLSRIPIDLSKVDKKNIDREILRAAVMAELDAINLYEQMAALADDKNLKTLLLDIAREEKTHVGEFQALLLMHDKELEEEMEAGREEVEELLENS; this comes from the coding sequence ATGTTATCACGAATACCGATTGATTTATCCAAAGTAGACAAAAAGAACATCGACCGCGAAATACTGAGGGCTGCGGTAATGGCCGAGTTGGATGCCATTAACCTCTACGAGCAAATGGCGGCGCTGGCCGATGACAAAAACTTAAAAACACTTCTTCTTGATATTGCCAGAGAAGAAAAAACCCATGTCGGCGAGTTCCAGGCTCTTTTGTTAATGCACGATAAAGAACTTGAAGAAGAAATGGAAGCCGGCAGGGAAGAAGTCGAAGAATTACTGGAAAATTCATAG